A single Candidatus Bathyarchaeota archaeon DNA region contains:
- a CDS encoding Zn-ribbon domain-containing OB-fold protein: MTEEPEPFTIESFYKFVKEGKLMGAKCNKCGALLVPPRPMCPKCFSKDLKWKELQKEGKLRTYTVIHIAPKEFQQSTPYAVGIVELEDDAQLPGMIKSIALDKIEVGMDLLVGFEKEPVSEEWPQWPRYYFKPMHSQ, translated from the coding sequence ATGACAGAAGAACCAGAACCTTTCACCATCGAAAGTTTCTACAAATTTGTGAAGGAAGGAAAACTTATGGGCGCCAAATGCAACAAATGTGGAGCACTGCTGGTACCTCCAAGACCAATGTGCCCAAAATGCTTCTCCAAAGACTTGAAGTGGAAAGAACTCCAAAAAGAAGGAAAACTGCGGACCTACACCGTGATTCATATCGCGCCCAAAGAATTCCAGCAATCAACGCCCTACGCAGTTGGGATAGTTGAGCTGGAAGATGATGCGCAACTGCCAGGAATGATAAAAAGTATAGCTTTAGATAAGATTGAAGTAGGCATGGATTTACTCGTTGGCTTTGAGAAAGAACCAGTATCCGAGGAGTGGCCGCAATGGCCAAGATACTACTTCAAACCTATGCATTCTCAGTAA
- a CDS encoding thiolase domain-containing protein — MTGKPLVSIVSAGLSKFGKREGLYGRELFVEAASEAFERCPNLDPKKDIKAAFIGMMGESFEHQGHTAPTAIDWVGLLPMQAVRTEGACGSSAVAIRCGIFAVLSGLADVVMVGGVEKMTHRATADVTEYLAMACDFPFEQWNGFTFPGLFAMVATSHMHKYGTTEEQMALVAVKNHHHGAMNPKAHMQKEITLEKAMSSRVIAWPLKLYDCSLITDGASCLILTKPELARKFTDTPVHIIGSGQASDTIGLYERKEFTTLKAGRLAGKEAYGMAGVAPSDIDVAEVHDCFTIAEVVAYEDLGFCKPGEGGRFIEEGQSQIGGKVAVCTSGGLKSKGHPVGATGAAQAYEIYLQLTGQAEKRQVKGAEIGLTHNVGGLGATGVVNIYRRG; from the coding sequence TTCCATAGTTTCTGCTGGTCTGTCAAAATTTGGAAAACGAGAAGGACTATACGGCAGAGAACTTTTCGTCGAAGCCGCCAGCGAAGCGTTCGAGAGATGCCCTAACCTAGACCCCAAAAAAGACATCAAAGCAGCGTTCATAGGCATGATGGGCGAATCTTTTGAACACCAAGGTCACACAGCACCAACTGCCATAGACTGGGTAGGATTACTACCCATGCAAGCAGTAAGAACCGAGGGAGCATGCGGCTCCTCAGCCGTCGCCATACGTTGCGGAATCTTCGCGGTTCTCTCAGGTCTCGCAGACGTTGTGATGGTTGGAGGCGTTGAGAAAATGACCCACAGAGCAACCGCAGACGTTACAGAATACCTAGCCATGGCATGTGATTTCCCCTTCGAACAGTGGAATGGCTTTACCTTCCCTGGACTCTTCGCCATGGTAGCTACATCTCACATGCATAAGTATGGTACAACCGAAGAGCAAATGGCTCTAGTGGCAGTGAAGAATCACCATCACGGCGCTATGAACCCCAAAGCCCATATGCAAAAAGAAATAACGTTGGAGAAAGCTATGTCTTCGCGTGTTATTGCGTGGCCCCTTAAGCTTTATGATTGCTCGTTAATAACTGACGGTGCGAGCTGTCTAATTCTAACCAAGCCAGAACTTGCCAGAAAATTCACGGATACACCTGTCCACATAATTGGCTCAGGACAGGCAAGTGACACTATTGGACTGTACGAAAGGAAAGAATTTACAACTCTCAAGGCTGGCCGGCTTGCAGGAAAAGAGGCTTACGGAATGGCTGGCGTCGCTCCTTCGGACATAGATGTTGCAGAAGTACACGACTGCTTTACCATCGCAGAAGTTGTGGCTTATGAAGACCTCGGTTTCTGTAAACCAGGAGAAGGCGGACGCTTCATAGAGGAAGGACAAAGTCAAATCGGCGGCAAAGTAGCCGTATGCACAAGCGGTGGACTAAAATCAAAAGGACATCCCGTAGGCGCAACCGGCGCAGCTCAAGCGTATGAAATATATCTACAATTAACTGGACAGGCAGAAAAAAGACAGGTCAAGGGCGCTGAGATAGGCTTAACCCACAACGTTGGAGGCTTAGGCGCAACAGGCGTTGTAAACATTTACAGGAGAGGTTAA